A single Hyperolius riggenbachi isolate aHypRig1 chromosome 12, aHypRig1.pri, whole genome shotgun sequence DNA region contains:
- the TRAPPC5 gene encoding trafficking protein particle complex subunit 5 — translation MDSRFSRGKSSILERSLARPKTEVSLSAFALLFSEIVQYCQNRVYSVSELQAKLSELGQQVGCRILDPLVMREKNGKRETKVISALLFIKVVAWKALFGKEADKLEQANDDDKTYYIIEKDPLINSYISIPKENSTLNCASFTAGIVEALLTCSGFPAKVTAHWHKGTTLMIKFDESVIARDKALDGR, via the coding sequence ATGGATTCCCGTTTTAGCCGTGGAAAATCTTCCATCCTGGAACGCTCTCTGGCCAGGCCGAAGACGGAAGTGAGCCTCAGTGCCTTTGCGCTCTTGTTTTCAGAAATCGTCCAGTACTGCCAGAACCGTGTGTATTCCGTCTCCGAGCTGCAGGCCAAGCTATCGGAGCTGGGCCAGCAAGTGGGATGTCGCATCCTCGACCCCCTGGTCATGAGAGAGAAGAATGGAAAGCGGGAGACCAAAGTCATCAGCGCGCTCCTGTTCATCAAGGTGGTGGCCTGGAAGGCCCTGTTTGGTAAGGAAGCGGACAAACTGGAGCAAGCCAACGATGACGATAAAACATACTACATCATCGAGAAGGACCCTCTTATCAATTCTTACATCTCCATTCCGAAGGAGAACAGCACGCTAAACTGCGCCTCCTTCACCGCCGGCATCGTGGAGGCGCTACTCACCTGCAGCGGCTTCCCGGCTAAAGTGACCGCCCACTGGCACAAGGGGACCACCCTCATGATCAAATTTGACGAATCTGTCATTGCACGAGACAAAGCACTGGATGGGCGCTAA